GCCTACCACTAGACAGTCCATGCGTGTTCGCCCTCTCATCCCATCGCCACCGACctctcatcccgccgccgccgacctctccTCCTCCCTACACCGCCTCCCGCCCTCGCTCCGACTCCCGCCGGCCCACCCTGCCTCCGTAGCCGACCGTTTCGTCCCGGGCTTCGGCTACTACCGCGTGcccccgccaccaccgccgccgctgccgccggcggcgAGCGGTGGCGCAGGATCCCATCACTCGCGCTCGCTGTCGCAGCCCCAGTTCTTCTCCATGGACTTTCTCTTCCGCCCCCCGTACCCCGATCCGTCTGCGCCGGCGGCGATCGcgctctccccgccgccgccgccgccgccatcgggcTCAGACCGGGGGGCGTCCGGACTGCCGCCGCCGTTGGGCTCCGAGCGGGGGGCGTCCGGACTGCCGCCGCTGCGGGCGGGGCATCAGCGGTCGCAGAGCGACGTTCCCCTCGCGTTCTCCTCCCAGCCGAACCTGCCCATgccacctccggcgccggtgaACGCGGAGGCCCTGGTGGCCGCGAACAACAGCACCCTCGACGGGATCCTCGGCGCGTACAACAAGAGTACGAATGGCCTTGGCGCGGTCGGCTCCTCCGGGCTCGTCGGCCAGGAGCGGCGCGACCAGCTGGACAGCCAAGCGCCCGCGTGGAGCCCCGGTGACAGCAGCGAGAACGAAGCCGAGAGCGCGGACGGCAGCTTGCCCAGGCATTGCCGCAGCTTGTCGGCGGACAGCCTTGTGGGGAAGTTCAAGTTTGGACCCTCCGGCCTGGAGCcgtccaactccaactccaacctGCCGCCTCCATCTCCGGGGCCGGGTGCTGCTGGTCGGCTGGCACGCAGTGGAAGTGGTTCCATTGGTGGTGCCGCTGCTCTCTTCGCCAAGGAATTCGCAAACAGTAAGGAATTCAGTGAAGCAGAGAAGAAGGTTATCATGGACAGTGAGCACCTCGCGCAGATTGTGCTGACCGATCCTAAGAGGGTCAGGAGGTGTGTTGGGCGTCCATGATTACAATAAAGTTGTCATTGGTAAAAATGTTTCTTTTACTGAAAATTGATCATCTTGTAAAAATTTCCAGGATCCTAAACAATCGGCTGTCTGCTGCTAAGTCAAAGGAGCGCAAGGCAAAGTACATTGTGGAGCTTGAGGGCAAGGTTCAGGTGCTGCAGGGGGAGACTATGAACTTATCTGCACAAGTGAAAATGATTAAGGTTCGTTCTCTGAAGTTGGTGGGcgttttttctttttccttcttacAGACAAGAGGCTTTCTGGCCCAGCTTTATATGTGGTGAGCATTTTGATTTGGACTTGAAGGTTTGACAGTCTTAGTTACTGTGAATGCATATATTTTGCAGAAGGGCCAGGCTAGGCTTTCAATTCACAACCATGAGATGAGAATCAGGCTGCAAGCTTTGGAGGAGCAAGCACAGTTGAAAGAGGGTGAGTTTGCTTCCTTATTTTCCAGCATCAATGTTTGTTTCTTGAAGTTGTGGTAAAAATAGATAATGTGTCGCAGTAGAAGTCTGCGTATGTATGATATGAGTTGGTGCCCACTGCTGTATGTTCTGACTGTGCATGTGCAACTTGTGATGTTGTAATAGAAGTTGTGATGATATCTACAACCAAATCTTGGCTTTGTGTTTACCATGATAAAAATAGATAACGCATTTGCAACATATAAGCATGTTGGGGCAACT
This window of the Triticum aestivum cultivar Chinese Spring chromosome 5D, IWGSC CS RefSeq v2.1, whole genome shotgun sequence genome carries:
- the LOC123122225 gene encoding bZIP transcription factor 29, with the protein product MRVRPLIPSPPTSHPAAADLSSSLHRLPPSLRLPPAHPASVADRFVPGFGYYRVPPPPPPPLPPAASGGAGSHHSRSLSQPQFFSMDFLFRPPYPDPSAPAAIALSPPPPPPPSGSDRGASGLPPPLGSERGASGLPPLRAGHQRSQSDVPLAFSSQPNLPMPPPAPVNAEALVAANNSTLDGILGAYNKSTNGLGAVGSSGLVGQERRDQLDSQAPAWSPGDSSENEAESADGSLPRHCRSLSADSLVGKFKFGPSGLEPSNSNSNLPPPSPGPGAAGRLARSGSGSIGGAAALFAKEFANSKEFSEAEKKVIMDSEHLAQIVLTDPKRVRRILNNRLSAAKSKERKAKYIVELEGKVQVLQGETMNLSAQVKMIKKGQARLSIHNHEMRIRLQALEEQAQLKEALNEALHAEVERLNLVVAEAINPHMPNSSEQRMSSQMIQLHQLQILRQPSQLQQGQQRQRNF